The Lichenihabitans psoromatis genome contains a region encoding:
- a CDS encoding ABC transporter substrate-binding protein, whose product MRRLGLLAGASMLAFCSMAQAGTVRVTIAEYSKGTGPYFDAAAKEFEASHPGTKIQIEVVPWDNLQQKLTTDISAGANADLSIIGTRWLLDYVSQNVVTPLDAYVKPDFKARFIDTFLKPSIMNGKVYGLPIAASARAMYYNKDVFKKAGIDTPPKTWTEFKADADKIKSSGSPVFPFGLQGKEIETDVYFYYGLWANGGDIIKDGKSGMDSPAAIETAKLYKSFIDGGLTEPGVTSYSREDVQNLFKQGKVATVITAPFLLNQIKAEVPNLAYGVAPIPVGDGGDGGTYGVTDSIVMFDNSKVKDEAWAFLDFLFTTEQRTKFDKVEGFLPVNAKEAADPYFADNADLKVFTSLLPKAHFAPVIPGWEDIAQTTSNAVQKIYLGQGPIEGTLKEAAAKINTTLSQK is encoded by the coding sequence ATGAGACGACTTGGTCTTCTTGCCGGCGCCAGCATGCTGGCTTTCTGTTCCATGGCCCAGGCCGGAACCGTCCGTGTTACGATTGCCGAATACAGCAAGGGCACAGGCCCTTACTTCGACGCTGCCGCCAAGGAGTTCGAGGCGTCGCATCCCGGCACCAAGATCCAGATTGAGGTCGTTCCGTGGGACAACCTCCAACAGAAGCTCACGACCGACATTTCGGCCGGCGCCAATGCGGATCTGTCGATCATCGGGACGCGCTGGCTGCTCGACTACGTGTCCCAAAACGTCGTGACTCCGCTTGATGCCTACGTAAAGCCGGATTTCAAAGCCCGCTTCATCGACACGTTCCTGAAGCCCTCGATCATGAACGGCAAGGTCTATGGCTTGCCGATCGCGGCCTCGGCGCGCGCCATGTATTATAATAAGGACGTGTTCAAGAAGGCTGGCATCGACACACCGCCGAAAACCTGGACCGAGTTCAAGGCCGACGCCGACAAGATCAAATCCTCCGGCAGCCCGGTTTTCCCCTTTGGTCTGCAAGGCAAGGAAATCGAGACCGACGTTTATTTCTACTACGGCCTGTGGGCCAACGGCGGCGACATCATTAAGGACGGCAAGTCCGGCATGGATTCGCCAGCCGCGATCGAGACGGCAAAACTCTACAAGAGCTTCATCGATGGCGGATTGACCGAGCCGGGCGTTACTTCCTACTCGCGTGAGGACGTGCAGAACCTGTTTAAGCAGGGCAAGGTCGCCACCGTCATCACGGCGCCGTTCCTGCTGAACCAGATCAAGGCTGAAGTGCCGAACCTCGCTTACGGTGTCGCTCCGATTCCGGTCGGCGATGGTGGCGACGGCGGCACCTATGGCGTGACCGACTCGATCGTGATGTTCGATAATTCCAAGGTGAAGGACGAAGCCTGGGCGTTCCTCGACTTCCTGTTCACGACCGAACAGCGCACCAAGTTCGACAAGGTCGAAGGTTTCCTGCCGGTCAATGCCAAAGAAGCGGCCGACCCGTATTTCGCCGATAACGCCGACCTGAAGGTTTTCACGTCCCTGCTGCCGAAGGCGCATTTCGCGCCCGTCATTCCGGGCTGGGAAGATATCGCGCAGACGACTTCAAACGCGGTGCAGAAGATTTATCTCGGCCAGGGCCCGATCGAGGGGACGCTGAAGGAAGCGGCCGCCAAGATCAACACGACACTCAGCCAGAAGTAA
- a CDS encoding carbohydrate ABC transporter permease codes for MGRSATPYILIFPSFLLAAAVILWPLKEIVSLSVHDVNRFGIMRDFVGLDHFRTLFADPDFIAALWRTLLWTVSVVVGTLVCSVPIAMILNEDFYGRGLARILIMLPWAVSLTMTAVVWRWALNGESGMLNSGLRDLGLIGTNIQWLADASTAFPMQILIGILVSIPFTVTIFLGGLSSVPEDLYDAAAIEGAGAWDRFRTITLPLLRPFINIAFVLNTIYVFNSFPIIWTMTQGGPANSTDILVTYLYKLGFRLGRLGDAAAVSLIMFGILIVFTIVYVRLAMREEQD; via the coding sequence ATGGGACGTTCGGCGACACCCTATATCCTGATCTTCCCGAGTTTCCTGCTCGCGGCTGCGGTCATTCTCTGGCCGTTGAAGGAGATCGTTTCTCTGTCGGTCCATGACGTGAACCGTTTCGGCATCATGCGGGATTTCGTCGGGCTCGATCATTTCCGCACCTTGTTCGCGGATCCGGATTTCATCGCGGCTTTGTGGCGGACCCTGCTTTGGACCGTATCGGTCGTGGTCGGAACACTGGTCTGTTCCGTGCCGATCGCCATGATCCTGAACGAGGACTTCTATGGTCGCGGCCTTGCCCGCATCCTCATCATGCTGCCCTGGGCGGTGTCACTCACCATGACGGCGGTGGTCTGGCGCTGGGCGCTGAACGGCGAAAGTGGAATGCTGAATTCGGGGCTGCGCGACCTCGGCCTCATCGGCACGAATATCCAGTGGCTTGCGGATGCCTCGACCGCTTTCCCGATGCAGATCCTGATCGGCATTTTGGTATCGATTCCCTTCACGGTAACGATCTTTCTCGGCGGCCTCTCCTCGGTGCCGGAGGATCTCTACGATGCCGCCGCGATCGAGGGCGCCGGCGCCTGGGACCGTTTCCGCACCATCACGCTGCCGCTGCTGCGGCCTTTCATCAACATCGCCTTCGTGCTGAACACGATCTACGTGTTCAACTCCTTCCCGATCATCTGGACGATGACGCAGGGCGGCCCGGCAAACTCGACCGACATTCTGGTGACCTATCTTTATAAGCTTGGGTTCCGGCTCGGGAGGCTCGGCGATGCGGCTGCCGTCTCGTTGATCATGTTCGGCATTTTGATCGTGTTCACCATCGTCTATGTGCGCCTCGCCATGCGGGAGGAGCAGGACTGA
- a CDS encoding carbohydrate ABC transporter permease has translation MNRKKLIRSLISWLLLAPVIIVVLFPFAVMTITALKPASEVLDPAWWPSQVHWQNFTEMWQTTGFGAALGNSLYVSGLTTILTILVAIPAAYGLSRYRFVGRSAFRQFLLVSQMLSPIVLVIGLFRLVAGVGLIDSLNVLVVIYVAFNIAFSVWMLQSYFTTIPRDLEEAAWMEGAGHWRTLVTVFLPLAVPAMVVTAIFTFINAWNEFVIALTMLRREDSYTLPLRVFSLVAGRYTVDWQYVMAAALVASIPVAVIFAWLQRYLVRGLALGAVK, from the coding sequence ATGAACCGCAAAAAGCTGATCCGCTCGCTGATCTCCTGGCTGCTGCTGGCCCCGGTCATCATCGTGGTCCTGTTCCCGTTCGCGGTCATGACCATCACGGCGCTGAAACCCGCCTCCGAAGTGCTCGACCCGGCATGGTGGCCCTCGCAGGTCCATTGGCAGAATTTTACCGAAATGTGGCAGACCACCGGCTTCGGGGCCGCCCTCGGCAACTCGCTCTATGTCTCAGGCTTGACCACGATCCTCACCATCCTGGTGGCCATCCCGGCCGCCTATGGGCTCAGCCGCTACCGGTTCGTCGGGCGCAGCGCGTTCCGGCAGTTTCTTCTCGTGTCGCAGATGCTGTCGCCCATCGTGCTGGTGATCGGCTTGTTTCGCCTCGTCGCCGGCGTCGGGCTGATCGACAGCCTCAACGTGCTCGTGGTGATCTATGTGGCGTTCAACATCGCGTTCAGCGTGTGGATGCTCCAGAGCTATTTCACCACCATTCCGCGCGATCTCGAAGAGGCGGCCTGGATGGAGGGGGCGGGCCATTGGCGCACGCTCGTGACCGTGTTCCTGCCGCTCGCCGTGCCCGCCATGGTCGTGACCGCGATCTTCACCTTCATCAACGCCTGGAACGAATTCGTCATCGCGCTGACGATGCTGCGACGGGAGGACAGCTACACGCTGCCGTTGCGCGTCTTCTCGCTGGTAGCGGGCCGTTACACTGTCGATTGGCAATATGTGATGGCGGCCGCGCTTGTGGCCTCCATTCCTGTCGCGGTCATCTTCGCATGGTTGCAACGCTATCTCGTTCGGGGCTTGGCGCTCGGCGCTGTGAAATAA
- a CDS encoding RidA family protein, protein MTKQHFGASHVPLSPAVRAGDFIYVSGQVPVGADGKVVAGGIDAETRQVMQNIAAALALAGADLSDVVKTFVILVDAGDFAAFNAVYADYFPTNPPARTTLEAKLMIDIKIEIEAIAYKPL, encoded by the coding sequence ATGACAAAGCAGCATTTCGGCGCCTCTCACGTGCCACTCTCCCCTGCCGTCAGGGCCGGGGACTTCATCTACGTGTCGGGCCAGGTTCCGGTCGGGGCCGACGGCAAAGTCGTGGCCGGGGGCATCGACGCCGAAACCCGTCAGGTGATGCAGAATATTGCGGCGGCTCTCGCGCTGGCCGGTGCGGATCTGTCGGACGTGGTCAAAACCTTCGTGATCTTGGTCGATGCCGGCGATTTCGCCGCCTTCAACGCGGTCTATGCGGACTATTTCCCGACGAACCCGCCCGCCCGCACGACGCTCGAGGCCAAGCTGATGATCGACATCAAAATCGAGATCGAGGCCATCGCCTACAAGCCGCTCTGA
- a CDS encoding M81 family metallopeptidase produces MRIFTASFATETNTFSPVPTDRASFDMAFYAAPGQHPATPTLCSAPMVVLRRRAIAEGFDLVEGTATWAEPGGLLQRQTFEDLRDQILDELRAAMPVDGVVLGLHGAMVAQGYDDCEGDFLERIRALVGPDVLVAAELDPHSHLTPKRVANADILAAFLEFPHTDFVERAEHVVDLALRTLRGEIKPSMASFDCRMVGVFPTSREPMRSFVDRMKAMQGRNGILSISLIHGFMAADVPELGTRMLVITDGEPAKAAEVAKRLGLEIFALRGTTAMPMLETEAGLDRAVALSAAAPGKPVVVADVWDNPGGGVAGDGTLILRRILERQIDNVAVATIWDPMAVTFCLAAGEGARLMLRFGGKAGPDGGAPIDADVTVLKAVHEGWQSFGASRVTLGATAVIRIEGTAVEVILNTNRTQTFEPDIFSNLGIDPAAKAILLVKSTNHFHAGFAPVAAEIIYIDAGAPYPSDPRRTIYRKLTRPLWPRVDDPHGSKG; encoded by the coding sequence ATGCGGATTTTCACCGCCTCCTTCGCGACCGAAACCAACACGTTCTCGCCCGTGCCGACCGATCGGGCCAGTTTCGACATGGCATTTTATGCGGCGCCCGGGCAGCATCCCGCGACGCCGACGCTCTGTTCGGCCCCCATGGTGGTGCTGCGCCGACGCGCCATCGCGGAGGGTTTCGATCTCGTCGAAGGCACCGCCACCTGGGCCGAGCCCGGCGGCCTGCTGCAACGGCAGACTTTCGAGGATCTGCGCGATCAGATCCTTGACGAGTTGCGCGCCGCGATGCCGGTCGATGGCGTGGTGCTTGGCCTTCACGGCGCCATGGTGGCGCAGGGTTACGACGATTGCGAAGGCGACTTCCTCGAGCGTATTCGCGCTCTTGTCGGGCCGGACGTTCTCGTCGCGGCCGAACTCGATCCGCATAGCCATCTCACGCCGAAGCGCGTCGCCAATGCCGATATTCTGGCGGCATTTCTCGAATTTCCGCATACGGATTTTGTCGAACGCGCCGAGCATGTCGTCGATCTCGCGCTACGAACGCTGCGGGGCGAGATCAAGCCCAGCATGGCGAGCTTCGATTGTCGGATGGTCGGCGTCTTTCCGACGAGCCGCGAGCCGATGCGCTCCTTCGTGGATCGCATGAAAGCCATGCAGGGCCGTAATGGGATTTTGTCGATCTCGCTGATCCACGGTTTCATGGCGGCGGACGTGCCCGAACTCGGCACGCGGATGCTGGTGATCACCGACGGCGAACCCGCCAAGGCGGCCGAGGTCGCCAAGCGTCTCGGCCTCGAGATCTTCGCGCTGCGTGGCACGACAGCGATGCCGATGCTGGAGACCGAGGCCGGTCTCGACCGCGCCGTGGCGCTATCGGCGGCAGCCCCCGGGAAGCCTGTGGTCGTGGCCGATGTCTGGGACAATCCCGGTGGTGGCGTCGCGGGTGACGGCACGCTGATCCTTCGCCGCATCCTCGAGCGGCAGATCGATAATGTGGCGGTCGCGACCATCTGGGACCCGATGGCGGTCACGTTCTGTCTGGCGGCCGGGGAGGGGGCGCGCTTGATGCTCCGCTTTGGCGGTAAAGCCGGCCCGGATGGGGGTGCCCCCATCGATGCCGACGTGACGGTGTTGAAAGCGGTGCACGAAGGCTGGCAAAGCTTTGGTGCAAGCCGGGTGACGCTTGGCGCAACCGCCGTCATTCGCATCGAAGGAACCGCCGTCGAGGTGATCCTCAACACCAATCGGACCCAGACATTCGAGCCCGACATCTTCTCCAATCTCGGGATCGATCCTGCCGCGAAGGCCATTTTGCTTGTCAAATCGACCAATCACTTCCACGCCGGGTTCGCGCCCGTGGCAGCCGAGATCATCTATATCGATGCCGGTGCGCCTTATCCGTCCGATCCGCGGCGCACCATCTATCGCAAGCTGACCCGTCCGCTCTGGCCGCGCGTCGATGATCCGCATGGTTCCAAAGGCTGA
- a CDS encoding AGE family epimerase/isomerase — translation MSLQLYVEWVAAQALPVWAEKVCDDTGLFWEALTLDGQPLRSADLRLRTGMRQIYVFAHAATLGLAPAGPSIALAQRMMDRLRSIAWAPDGRKGWVARFDRSGTVLDSRHDLYDHAFVLHALGYLYQATRDERYRTWIDETLHVIDEGMAGLHGGWAESTMGELPRRQNPHMHFFEANLALYETTGEARHLARAGELFGLFRSRFIDQNTGVLREFFGPQWQVDAAYRSERLDPGHMMEWVWLLRRFERSTGRYVSGHCSALMQTALAIGRHESGFLIDEVDISGQPLSDSRRLWPQTEYLKALLVQSTATGRPDLLDEADALVQSLLGTYLGGPVKGCWQDQFRLDGTLSATTIPASSLYHLIVPAAEILLARAAPQR, via the coding sequence ATGTCTCTGCAACTCTACGTCGAATGGGTCGCCGCACAAGCGCTTCCGGTTTGGGCCGAAAAGGTGTGCGACGACACCGGGTTGTTCTGGGAAGCCTTGACGCTCGATGGTCAACCCTTGCGCTCCGCCGATTTGCGGCTGCGGACGGGCATGCGACAGATCTATGTGTTTGCTCATGCGGCCACGCTCGGGCTCGCGCCGGCCGGCCCGAGCATCGCGCTGGCGCAGCGGATGATGGACCGGCTTCGATCGATCGCCTGGGCTCCGGATGGCCGCAAGGGTTGGGTCGCGCGGTTCGACCGGAGCGGCACGGTGCTCGATAGCCGGCATGACCTCTACGACCATGCTTTCGTTCTCCACGCTCTTGGATATCTCTATCAGGCGACTCGCGACGAGCGCTACCGCACCTGGATCGACGAAACCCTACACGTCATTGACGAGGGGATGGCCGGGCTGCACGGAGGCTGGGCCGAGAGCACGATGGGCGAACTCCCGCGTCGCCAAAACCCGCATATGCACTTCTTCGAGGCCAATCTGGCGCTCTACGAGACGACCGGCGAGGCGCGCCATCTCGCCCGCGCGGGTGAGCTATTCGGCCTTTTCCGCAGCCGTTTCATCGACCAGAATACCGGGGTGCTCCGCGAATTTTTCGGCCCCCAATGGCAGGTCGATGCGGCCTATCGCTCGGAGCGCCTCGACCCCGGACATATGATGGAATGGGTATGGCTGCTCCGGCGCTTCGAACGATCGACCGGACGTTACGTCTCAGGCCACTGTTCTGCGCTGATGCAGACGGCGCTCGCCATCGGGCGGCATGAGAGTGGCTTTTTGATCGATGAGGTCGATATCTCGGGACAACCGCTCAGCGACAGTCGCCGCCTTTGGCCGCAAACGGAATATCTCAAGGCTCTGTTGGTTCAGTCCACCGCGACCGGACGACCGGACTTGCTGGATGAAGCCGACGCCCTGGTCCAGAGCCTCCTCGGGACCTACCTTGGCGGACCGGTTAAAGGCTGCTGGCAGGATCAGTTCCGGCTCGACGGAACCTTGTCGGCGACGACGATCCCGGCAAGTTCATTGTACCATCTGATCGTACCCGCGGCCGAGATCTTGCTCGCCCGCGCAGCGCCTCAGCGCTGA
- the mutS gene encoding DNA mismatch repair protein MutS: MTDAVRTTPATAVSLPAPQIAAATAEDRVTPMMAQYLGIKAAHPDCLLFYRMGDFFELFLADAEVAARALNIVLTKRGKHQGEDIAMCGVPVDRSDDYLHRLIALGHRVAVCEQIEDPAEAKKRGNKSVVKRAVVRLVTPGTLTEDRLLEPARANTLLSLVRLRQGEAEWLYGYAAVDISTGAFTVGDVAEAAVPALIARLEPSEIVVPDAMNAEPTVALMLQESGAAITPVAREFADSTMADRRLRDWYGVETLDGFGAFSRAEIAAAASAVAYVTQTQVGARPHLRAPARSERGQAMEIDAATRANLELTRTMSGERTGSLLAAIDMTVTSAGARLLAERLAGPLTEPYAIAARQDAVGFVQADARLRSSVRSLLKATPDLSRAVSRLALDRGGPRDLAALRDGIAAAWAVGTRLKQAADLPVDLSAAADVALRIDPALGDLLKAALADDLPLARRDGGFVRVGYDPALDDIRTLRDDTRLVVAGLQARYAEQSGAKQLKIKHNNFLGFFIEVPQVLGEQWLRPPHNALFIHRQTMTGAMRFSTTELAELDAKIASAGDRALAAELDIFARLATAVLDQTNPIRAASDALAMVDVTCGLAEIATARNWVRPIVDGTLAFAIDGGRHPVVEAALKLRGISFVANDCDLSGTASTSGNRKKNAAGGRIAVVTGPNMAGKSTFLRQNALIAILAQIGSYVPATAAHIGVVDRLFSRVGAADDLARGRSTFMVEMVEAAAILNQAGPQSLVILDELGRGTATFDGLSIAWAAIEHLHEVNRTRGLFATHFHELTQLSKKLPRLTNLTMRVTDWNGEVIFLHEVMAGAADRSYGIQVAKLAGLPAAAVERARVLLAELEASQRAAPVARMIDDLPLFALLDRPAPTQTAHRPDLLREALDAIDPDDLTPRAALEALYTLKRMRRDGQPTS; this comes from the coding sequence ATGACCGATGCCGTCCGTACTACCCCCGCGACTGCTGTTTCGCTTCCTGCGCCACAGATCGCCGCCGCGACGGCGGAGGATCGCGTGACCCCGATGATGGCGCAATATCTCGGCATCAAGGCGGCCCATCCCGATTGCCTGCTGTTTTATCGAATGGGGGATTTCTTCGAACTCTTCCTGGCGGATGCGGAGGTCGCGGCACGAGCCCTCAATATCGTTCTGACCAAGCGCGGAAAACACCAGGGCGAGGATATCGCCATGTGCGGCGTGCCGGTCGATCGCAGCGATGATTACCTGCATCGGCTGATCGCGCTTGGCCACCGGGTGGCGGTTTGCGAACAGATCGAAGATCCGGCAGAGGCCAAGAAGCGCGGCAATAAATCCGTTGTCAAACGCGCTGTGGTTCGGCTGGTGACGCCCGGCACCTTGACCGAGGACCGCCTGCTCGAGCCGGCCCGCGCCAACACGCTGCTGTCGTTGGTGCGGTTGCGCCAGGGCGAGGCTGAATGGCTTTACGGATACGCCGCTGTCGATATCTCGACTGGTGCCTTCACGGTCGGCGATGTGGCGGAAGCCGCCGTTCCGGCTCTGATCGCCCGATTGGAGCCGAGCGAGATCGTCGTGCCGGACGCGATGAATGCCGAGCCCACAGTCGCGCTCATGCTGCAGGAATCAGGTGCGGCCATCACGCCCGTGGCGCGTGAATTCGCCGACAGCACGATGGCCGACCGGCGGTTGCGGGACTGGTACGGGGTCGAGACCCTCGATGGGTTTGGCGCCTTTTCGCGAGCCGAAATCGCCGCTGCCGCATCGGCCGTGGCTTACGTGACGCAAACGCAGGTCGGCGCCCGCCCCCATTTGCGAGCGCCGGCGCGATCCGAACGCGGGCAGGCGATGGAGATCGACGCCGCAACGCGGGCCAATCTCGAACTCACCCGCACCATGTCGGGCGAGCGGACCGGATCGCTGCTGGCCGCCATCGACATGACGGTGACGTCGGCCGGCGCGCGCTTGCTGGCCGAACGGCTTGCCGGGCCTCTGACGGAGCCGTACGCAATCGCGGCGCGCCAGGATGCCGTCGGATTCGTGCAGGCGGATGCACGGCTTCGGTCCAGCGTGCGGAGCTTGCTGAAAGCGACCCCTGATCTTAGCCGGGCTGTGTCGCGCTTGGCGCTCGACCGTGGCGGCCCGCGTGATCTTGCGGCCTTGCGTGACGGGATCGCGGCCGCATGGGCGGTTGGCACCCGGCTGAAGCAGGCCGCCGATCTCCCGGTCGACCTGTCAGCCGCTGCCGACGTCGCGCTGCGGATCGATCCGGCGCTCGGTGACCTGCTGAAAGCCGCTCTGGCCGATGACCTGCCGCTGGCCCGGCGAGACGGCGGCTTTGTACGAGTTGGCTATGATCCAGCGCTCGACGACATCCGTACGTTGCGGGACGACACGCGGCTCGTCGTGGCCGGCCTCCAAGCGCGCTATGCGGAGCAGAGCGGCGCAAAGCAGCTCAAGATCAAGCACAACAACTTTCTCGGCTTCTTCATCGAAGTGCCGCAAGTGCTTGGCGAGCAATGGTTACGGCCTCCTCACAATGCGCTTTTTATCCACCGGCAGACCATGACCGGCGCGATGCGGTTCTCGACGACCGAACTGGCCGAACTCGACGCGAAGATCGCCTCCGCTGGAGACCGGGCTCTGGCGGCTGAACTCGACATCTTTGCGCGCCTCGCCACGGCGGTGCTAGATCAGACCAACCCGATCCGCGCCGCCTCCGATGCGCTGGCGATGGTGGATGTGACTTGTGGTCTCGCCGAGATCGCGACGGCGCGCAATTGGGTGAGGCCGATCGTCGACGGCACCTTGGCTTTCGCGATCGATGGCGGCCGGCATCCCGTCGTGGAAGCGGCCTTGAAGCTGCGCGGCATCAGCTTTGTGGCGAATGATTGCGATCTCTCCGGCACCGCGTCGACGTCGGGCAACCGCAAGAAGAACGCGGCGGGGGGGCGTATCGCGGTGGTGACCGGCCCCAACATGGCTGGTAAATCCACTTTCCTTCGACAGAACGCGCTGATCGCCATTCTGGCGCAGATCGGATCTTATGTGCCCGCGACGGCGGCCCATATCGGGGTCGTCGACCGGTTGTTTTCCCGCGTCGGCGCGGCCGACGATCTCGCGCGGGGCCGTTCGACCTTCATGGTCGAGATGGTCGAAGCCGCCGCGATCCTCAATCAGGCGGGCCCGCAATCGCTGGTCATCCTCGATGAGTTGGGGCGCGGCACCGCGACGTTTGACGGCCTGTCGATCGCCTGGGCCGCCATCGAGCATCTGCACGAGGTGAACCGGACACGCGGGTTGTTCGCAACGCATTTCCACGAATTGACGCAGCTCAGCAAGAAGCTCCCCCGCCTGACCAACCTGACCATGCGGGTCACGGATTGGAACGGCGAGGTCATCTTCCTGCATGAGGTGATGGCCGGCGCGGCCGATCGCTCCTACGGCATCCAGGTCGCTAAATTGGCGGGGCTTCCTGCCGCCGCCGTCGAGCGCGCCCGCGTGCTGCTGGCCGAGCTTGAGGCAAGCCAGCGTGCCGCGCCGGTAGCTCGGATGATCGACGACCTGCCTCTCTTCGCGCTGCTCGATCGACCAGCGCCGACACAAACGGCGCACCGGCCCGACCTCTTGCGCGAGGCGCTCGACGCCATCGATCCCGACGATCTAACGCCGCGTGCCGCGCTCGAGGCGCTCTATACGCTCAAGCGGATGCGACGCGATGGTCAGCCAACGTCGTAG
- a CDS encoding quinone-dependent dihydroorotate dehydrogenase: protein MFGAVGALLHPALLRLDPETAHGLIIKALRLASSSRPAPDDPRLAVAAFGLAFSNPLGIAAGFDKNADVPDALLGLGFGFAEIGTVTPKPQPGNPRPRAFRLPEDGALINRYGFNSGGHPAAHARLMSRKARGGIVGVNIGANKDATDRAADYAAGITVFADVASYFTINVSSPNTPGLRDLQAASALDDLLARSLDARDAASALHGRVPVLLKIAPDLDLAALDDVVRVARDRKLDGMIVSNTTLARPASLHHRHTAREAGGLSGRPLFGPSTAMLAATFLRVEGQFPLVGVGGISDAATTLAKIRAGASLVQLYSALVFQGPSLIGRIKRGLIEGLGSDTLASQIGRDAAALASQA, encoded by the coding sequence CTGTTCGGCGCAGTCGGCGCGCTGCTGCATCCGGCCCTGCTGCGTCTCGATCCTGAAACCGCGCATGGTTTGATCATCAAGGCGCTCCGCCTCGCGTCATCCTCCCGCCCTGCGCCCGACGATCCGCGTCTCGCAGTCGCGGCGTTCGGGCTCGCGTTTTCCAATCCGCTCGGCATTGCGGCGGGGTTCGACAAGAATGCCGACGTGCCGGACGCTTTGCTCGGCCTTGGCTTTGGCTTTGCCGAAATCGGTACCGTGACGCCGAAGCCGCAGCCCGGAAATCCCCGTCCCCGCGCCTTCCGCTTGCCGGAGGATGGCGCGTTGATCAACCGTTATGGCTTCAACAGTGGCGGCCATCCTGCGGCGCATGCGCGGCTCATGAGCCGCAAGGCGCGCGGCGGGATCGTCGGGGTGAATATCGGGGCCAACAAGGATGCGACCGACCGCGCCGCCGATTACGCAGCCGGGATCACGGTTTTCGCCGATGTGGCGAGCTATTTCACCATCAACGTCTCGTCACCCAATACGCCGGGCTTGCGCGATCTCCAGGCCGCCTCGGCGCTGGACGACCTGCTGGCGCGGTCGCTCGACGCGCGCGATGCGGCGAGCGCCTTGCACGGCCGTGTGCCGGTGCTGCTGAAGATCGCACCCGACCTCGATCTCGCGGCACTCGACGACGTCGTGCGCGTCGCGCGAGACCGCAAGCTCGACGGGATGATCGTGTCGAATACGACGCTGGCCCGACCCGCGTCGTTGCACCATCGCCATACGGCACGCGAAGCCGGCGGGCTCTCCGGTCGCCCCCTTTTCGGACCCTCGACCGCCATGCTGGCCGCGACGTTCCTGCGCGTCGAAGGGCAATTCCCGCTCGTCGGGGTTGGCGGTATTTCGGACGCAGCAACGACGCTCGCCAAAATCCGCGCCGGAGCGAGCCTCGTGCAACTCTACAGCGCGCTGGTGTTCCAAGGCCCGAGCCTCATCGGGCGCATCAAGCGCGGGCTGATCGAGGGACTCGGCTCCGACACCCTCGCCAGCCAAATCGGCCGAGATGCCGCGGCATTGGCGTCGCAAGCCTAA
- a CDS encoding DUF952 domain-containing protein, with the protein MTGLIYKITPEVPWRAAEASGVYKGAPIDAADGFIHFSTAAQARETAAKHFAGQTDLLLVAVDAAALGDALKWEPSRGGALFPHLFASLPMTAVRWAEPLPLDAGGRHVFPNGFA; encoded by the coding sequence GTGACCGGTCTGATTTACAAGATCACACCCGAGGTGCCGTGGCGCGCCGCTGAGGCCTCGGGCGTCTACAAGGGCGCGCCGATCGACGCGGCGGATGGCTTCATCCATTTCTCGACCGCCGCGCAAGCACGCGAAACGGCAGCCAAGCATTTTGCTGGGCAGACCGATCTGCTCCTCGTCGCGGTGGATGCCGCTGCGCTCGGCGACGCGCTGAAGTGGGAGCCCTCGCGCGGGGGTGCCCTGTTCCCGCATCTCTTCGCTTCCCTGCCGATGACGGCGGTGCGATGGGCCGAGCCGCTGCCGCTCGACGCCGGGGGACGGCATGTCTTCCCAAACGGCTTCGCGTGA